The genomic region CATTTTTTCATTTTTTCATTTTTTCATTTTTTCATTTTTTCATTTTTTCATTTTTCACTCCCCTACGTCGCAACCGCCTTCACTTCACCATTATCTTCGGCTCCAGCATATCCAGCATGGCGTACTTCACGCCTTCACGGCCGAGACCCGAATCCTTGATGCCGCCATAAGGTGTATGGTCAACGCGGAAAGTCGGACCGTCGTTGATAATCACACCTCCCGCGTCAATGTTGTTGAATGCATAATCTGCTTCGCGCATATCGTTGGTGAAAACTCCTGCCTGCAGTCCGAAAGCAGAGTCGTTGATGCGGTCAACCGCTTCTTTGAAATCATTATACGATTCCAGAATTACCACCGGACCGAATATCTCGCAACAGCAAACGTTCATGTCTCGTTTTGTCGCGGTAAGTACGGTTGGCTCCATCATAGTGCCGCTGCGTCTGCCGCCGCATAACAATTGCGCACCCTCTTTTATGGCATCGTTTACCCATTGCTCTACCCGAATGGCGTTTGCTTCATCAATCATAGCGCTGATATCTGTTTCCGCATCCAGAGGATTGCCCTGTTTCAGCAGCCTTACTTTTGCAATAAACAGTTTGCTGAAATCTTTGATTACCGATGCATGCACATATATGCGCTGCGTGTGGATGCACACCTGTCCGGCATATGCAAAACCTCCGACTACACATTTTGCAACAGCACTTTCAAGGTCACAGGATGGAGTTACAATAACGCCTGCATTTCCTCCCAGCTCAAGAACAACTTTTTTCTTTCCCACATCATTCTTCATTTTCCAGCCAACTTCGGGACTGCCTGTAAACGTAAGCAGTTTAAAACGTTCATCGGTAACAAGCAGGTTTCCGGTAATGCGATCCATCGGAAGTATAGAAACGACGCCTTTCGGAAGTTCGGTCGCATCAATTATTTTCGCAACTTCAAGCATTGTGAGCGGTGTGGAAGTGGCCGGTTTCAAAATAATGGGGCAGCCTGCCGCGATGGCGGGAGCTATCTTGTGGGCCGAAAGATTCAGTGGGAAATTAAAGGGTGAAATGCCGGCTACAAGTCCAACAGGAAAATATTTTACAAGTCCTTCGCGACCTGCTGCTGCAGGCGTCCAGTCGAGGCGCAGATACTCCATAGGTAGACGCTTGCTTTCTTCAGCGGCCACGATAAACGTCTGAATGCCGCGATCAACCTCAACTAACGCATTTTTTATCGGCTTACACGCTTCTGCCGAAAGTACCGCGGCAATATGCTCTTTGTTCTTACGAATACCTTCTGCAATGCTCATCAGAATTTTATATCGCATATACGACGGCATTTCTTTCATCGCGGGAGCGGCTTCGGTCGCGGCCTTTATGGCGCGTTCAAGTTCTGTCTGTCCTGCAAGATAGGTTACACCCGCTTCAGACCCGTCGAACGGATTCCTGACGGTAATCCTGTTTTCAGTTGTGATGAATTCACCTGCGCAATAAATGAGAAAATCAGTCATGGTTTAAAAGTATTTAACATTGCCAAAATTACGATTTAGAACGGATTTTTAATTTTATAAGCCGTTAAGTTTTTTTAACATTTCAATCCGTATATCTTAGTAAATTTGTATTTTACATTCACACAAACCAAAACAAACAAGCATGGACTATAGTATTTTAAAAATAACTATCGCCGAAGGCATTGCCACCGTAGTGATAAGCCGCCCCGAGGCGATGAACGCTCTGAATACGCTATTTTTCACTG from Bacteroidota bacterium harbors:
- a CDS encoding aldehyde dehydrogenase family protein, whose protein sequence is MTDFLIYCAGEFITTENRITVRNPFDGSEAGVTYLAGQTELERAIKAATEAAPAMKEMPSYMRYKILMSIAEGIRKNKEHIAAVLSAEACKPIKNALVEVDRGIQTFIVAAEESKRLPMEYLRLDWTPAAAGREGLVKYFPVGLVAGISPFNFPLNLSAHKIAPAIAAGCPIILKPATSTPLTMLEVAKIIDATELPKGVVSILPMDRITGNLLVTDERFKLLTFTGSPEVGWKMKNDVGKKKVVLELGGNAGVIVTPSCDLESAVAKCVVGGFAYAGQVCIHTQRIYVHASVIKDFSKLFIAKVRLLKQGNPLDAETDISAMIDEANAIRVEQWVNDAIKEGAQLLCGGRRSGTMMEPTVLTATKRDMNVCCCEIFGPVVILESYNDFKEAVDRINDSAFGLQAGVFTNDMREADYAFNNIDAGGVIINDGPTFRVDHTPYGGIKDSGLGREGVKYAMLDMLEPKIMVK